One window from the genome of Bacillus weihaiensis encodes:
- a CDS encoding ABC transporter ATP-binding protein has protein sequence MNQDKILQVKNLKVSFRSEKNLIPAVDGISFDLFKGEILGVVGESGSGKSVTSLSTMGLIPIPPGEIESGEILFDGKDLTKCNEKEMREIRGNDISMIFQEPMTSLNPLFTIGNQLYEAIKLHTSLKMKEARQRAIELLTLVGIPRASEIVREYPHQLSGGMRQRVMIAMAMACNPKVLIADEPTTALDVTIQAQILSLMRELNERMDTSIIFITHDLGVVAEVCDRVLVMYSGQIVEQGDVRTILKNPKHPYTRGLIKSVPDIRGVKDRLYSIPGNVPRPGSIKCGCRFAARCEEMVNECLDKTPPLYQTEKNHIVRCFLHSEKGEVEADDRVTS, from the coding sequence GTGAATCAAGATAAGATACTCCAAGTTAAAAATTTGAAGGTATCTTTTCGTTCAGAAAAGAATCTAATTCCTGCTGTAGATGGAATAAGTTTTGATTTATTCAAAGGAGAAATTTTGGGAGTTGTTGGTGAATCTGGAAGTGGGAAAAGTGTAACTTCTTTATCAACAATGGGGTTAATACCAATACCACCAGGTGAAATTGAGTCAGGTGAAATTCTATTTGATGGTAAGGATTTAACGAAATGCAATGAAAAAGAAATGAGAGAGATTCGCGGTAATGATATATCTATGATTTTCCAAGAGCCGATGACCTCTTTGAACCCTTTATTTACGATTGGGAATCAATTATATGAAGCAATTAAGCTACATACAAGTCTAAAGATGAAGGAAGCTCGGCAGCGTGCAATTGAATTACTTACATTAGTTGGAATTCCGAGGGCGAGTGAAATTGTACGTGAATATCCTCATCAGCTGTCAGGAGGTATGAGACAAAGAGTAATGATAGCAATGGCAATGGCTTGTAATCCGAAAGTGTTGATTGCAGATGAACCTACAACTGCTCTTGATGTAACAATTCAAGCTCAAATATTGTCTCTAATGAGAGAATTAAATGAAAGAATGGATACCTCGATTATTTTTATCACTCATGATTTAGGTGTAGTTGCAGAAGTATGTGATAGGGTGCTTGTCATGTATTCAGGACAAATTGTCGAACAAGGTGACGTGCGTACGATATTAAAAAACCCTAAACATCCATATACAAGAGGATTAATAAAATCAGTACCAGATATAAGAGGAGTCAAGGATCGACTCTACAGTATACCTGGTAATGTACCTAGACCTGGAAGTATTAAATGTGGATGCCGCTTTGCTGCAAGGTGTGAGGAAATGGTAAATGAGTGTCTTGATAAGACACCTCCGTTATATCAAACGGAGAAAAATCACATCGTGCGTTGCTTTTTACATAGTGAAAAGGGGGAAGTAGAAGCTGATGACAGAGTTACTTCTTAA
- a CDS encoding ABC transporter ATP-binding protein — translation MTELLLKVEGLKKYFPINGGLFGKKQGEVKAVDDLTFYVKKGETLGIVGESGCGKSTTGRLLMRLLEASDGRIIFEDKELRHLSKSDLRKTRRDMQMVFQDPYASLNPRHTIETILEEPLIVHGIGTKEERKKRVKEMLEIVGLNSFHARRYPHQFSGGQRQRIGIAKALMTKPKLIIADEPVSALDVSIQAQVLNLMKDIQHEFQLTYIFIAHDLGVVRHISDRVGVMYLGRLIELADSETLYSNPLHPYTKALLSAVPIADPDIKRERIMINGEIPSPSNPPAGCAFHTRCAECMDICKITKPESKEINGHFVACHLYNT, via the coding sequence ATGACAGAGTTACTTCTTAAGGTTGAGGGATTAAAAAAGTATTTCCCTATAAACGGCGGATTGTTTGGTAAAAAGCAAGGGGAAGTAAAAGCTGTAGATGATCTGACATTTTACGTTAAAAAAGGAGAGACATTAGGTATAGTCGGAGAAAGTGGCTGTGGGAAATCTACCACTGGGCGCCTGCTAATGAGGTTATTAGAAGCTAGTGATGGGAGAATTATCTTTGAAGATAAAGAATTACGACATTTATCTAAATCTGACCTTAGGAAAACACGAAGAGATATGCAGATGGTTTTCCAGGATCCTTATGCATCCTTAAATCCTAGACATACGATAGAGACAATTTTAGAAGAACCCCTTATTGTACATGGGATAGGAACGAAGGAAGAGAGAAAGAAACGAGTAAAAGAGATGTTGGAGATTGTTGGATTAAACAGCTTTCATGCAAGGAGATATCCACATCAATTTAGTGGTGGGCAAAGACAGAGGATTGGTATTGCTAAGGCGCTTATGACAAAGCCGAAACTAATTATTGCGGACGAACCTGTTTCTGCCTTAGATGTATCCATACAGGCTCAAGTATTAAATTTAATGAAAGATATCCAGCATGAGTTTCAACTGACTTACATATTTATCGCACATGATCTCGGTGTCGTTCGCCATATTAGTGACCGTGTTGGAGTGATGTATTTAGGTAGATTAATAGAATTGGCAGATAGTGAAACGCTTTATTCAAATCCTCTGCATCCATACACGAAGGCTTTATTGTCTGCTGTCCCTATAGCGGATCCTGACATTAAACGGGAGCGGATCATGATAAATGGGGAAATACCAAGCCCATCCAATCCGCCAGCTGGCTGTGCGTTTCACACTAGGTGTGCTGAGTGTATGGATATATGCAAAATAACAAAGCCAGAAAGTAAAGAGATTAATGGTCATTTTGTTGCATGTCATTTATATAACACTTGA
- a CDS encoding ABC transporter permease: MFSYSVRRVFSLIPVLFGMTLVVFAIIRAIPGDPAQVILGQKATKEAIATLTAELGLDKPWYIQYVDYIKALLAGDLGTSLRTRGPINEEIWPYLAATIELTIVAMIIAIFIGVNAGIISAWFSHSWFDYLAMILALIGVSMPIFWLGLMEQWAFSIELGWLPSTGREDVRNPVQAITNIYMIDTLIQGRTDQFVQVLQHIILPSFALATIPMAIIARMTRSTMLEVMKSDYIRTARAKGVKIFWVVYKHALKNAIIPVLTVIGLQTGLLLGGAILTETIFGWPGIGRYLYDAIGYRDYPVIQSGILVIAAFFILINLIVDLLYAVVDPRIKYHQ, encoded by the coding sequence ATGTTTTCTTATTCAGTTCGACGTGTTTTTTCTTTAATACCCGTATTGTTTGGAATGACATTAGTTGTGTTTGCAATAATACGAGCGATACCAGGTGATCCCGCTCAAGTGATTTTAGGGCAAAAGGCTACAAAAGAAGCTATTGCAACACTAACCGCAGAGTTAGGCTTAGATAAGCCTTGGTATATTCAGTATGTGGACTATATCAAAGCACTTTTAGCAGGCGATTTAGGCACTTCGTTAAGAACAAGGGGACCAATAAATGAGGAAATATGGCCCTATTTAGCTGCGACAATAGAATTAACAATAGTGGCCATGATTATTGCCATTTTTATTGGTGTAAATGCAGGAATTATTAGTGCTTGGTTCTCTCATTCATGGTTTGATTATTTAGCTATGATTTTGGCCTTAATAGGAGTTTCTATGCCAATTTTTTGGCTAGGTTTAATGGAACAGTGGGCTTTTTCCATAGAATTAGGATGGTTACCTTCTACAGGTCGCGAGGATGTTAGGAACCCTGTTCAAGCTATTACAAATATTTATATGATAGATACATTAATACAAGGTAGAACGGACCAATTTGTTCAAGTACTTCAACATATAATCCTACCAAGCTTCGCATTAGCAACAATTCCTATGGCGATTATTGCAAGAATGACACGTTCTACAATGCTGGAAGTGATGAAATCGGATTACATACGTACAGCTAGAGCAAAAGGGGTAAAAATATTTTGGGTTGTTTATAAGCATGCGCTAAAAAATGCTATTATTCCAGTGCTAACAGTCATTGGCTTACAAACTGGTCTATTGCTGGGTGGTGCTATATTAACAGAAACCATTTTCGGGTGGCCAGGGATTGGAAGATATTTATATGATGCAATTGGATATCGAGATTATCCTGTTATTCAATCAGGGATTTTAGTCATCGCAGCCTTTTTTATCCTAATAAATTTAATTGTCGATTTATTATATGCTGTTGTTGATCCACGTATTAAGTATCATCAATAA
- a CDS encoding ABC transporter substrate-binding protein, with protein sequence MRNKSLKILLVSLLAISMLLVGCNGNSSQETGGEEQPASGEAKKDTLVFGRGGDSTSLDPITTTEGETFKVTENIFETLIEYGEQDTTLHPGLAESWKVSEDALTYTFKLRQGVKFHDGTDFNAEAVVFNFERWMNGNADDFPYYTMFGGFKGEEGHVIDSVKAIDEYSVEFVLNRPQAPFLKNLAMSPFGMASPTAIEESGDKFRETPVGTGPFKFVEWKQNDRIVLEKNEDYWLEGFPKLKQVIFRVIPENTARLNALTNGEIDLMDGLNNSDEATITGNDQFQVIERPSMNTGYLGFTVNRPPFDNKLVRQALNHAIDKDAIIQAFYGGKAESAKNPMPPSIEGYNDEIQEYPYDLEKAKELLAEAGYADGFEMELWAMPVARPYMPEGMKVAEVIQASFAEIGVKAEIQSVDWATYLDKASKGEFDAYMLGWTGDNGDPDNFLYTLLDKDSIGSNNYSHYSNDELHDVLIQAQTETDQSKRNELYKQAQEIIHDDAPWAPLVHSTPLLASTSDLVNYLPHPTGSEALTKVEFK encoded by the coding sequence ATGAGAAACAAATCATTAAAAATTCTTCTTGTTTCACTACTTGCAATTAGTATGCTTTTGGTTGGTTGTAATGGTAACTCTAGTCAGGAAACAGGTGGAGAAGAGCAACCAGCTAGTGGGGAAGCGAAAAAGGATACGTTAGTTTTTGGTCGTGGGGGAGATTCTACTTCACTTGATCCAATTACAACAACAGAAGGGGAAACATTTAAAGTAACAGAAAATATTTTTGAAACGTTGATTGAATATGGGGAGCAGGATACGACTCTTCATCCAGGACTTGCAGAGTCATGGAAGGTTTCAGAAGATGCTCTTACATATACGTTCAAGCTGCGTCAAGGTGTGAAATTCCATGATGGAACTGACTTTAATGCAGAAGCGGTTGTGTTTAACTTTGAGCGTTGGATGAATGGGAATGCAGATGATTTCCCTTACTATACAATGTTTGGGGGATTTAAAGGGGAAGAAGGACATGTTATTGATTCGGTTAAAGCGATAGATGAGTATAGCGTAGAGTTTGTACTTAACCGTCCTCAGGCTCCATTTTTAAAGAACTTAGCGATGTCACCATTCGGAATGGCTAGTCCTACTGCAATTGAAGAGTCCGGTGATAAATTTAGAGAAACGCCAGTTGGTACTGGACCATTTAAATTTGTTGAGTGGAAGCAAAATGATCGCATTGTTCTTGAAAAAAATGAAGATTATTGGCTAGAAGGATTCCCAAAATTAAAACAGGTCATTTTCCGTGTGATTCCTGAAAATACAGCTCGATTAAATGCGTTAACAAATGGTGAAATTGATTTAATGGATGGATTAAACAATTCAGATGAAGCAACAATTACAGGTAATGATCAATTTCAAGTTATTGAACGTCCATCTATGAATACTGGCTATTTAGGATTCACTGTTAATCGTCCTCCATTTGATAATAAGCTTGTCCGACAAGCATTGAATCATGCGATTGATAAAGATGCTATTATTCAAGCATTCTATGGTGGAAAAGCAGAATCTGCAAAGAATCCAATGCCACCTTCTATTGAAGGATACAATGACGAAATTCAAGAGTACCCTTATGATTTAGAAAAAGCTAAGGAACTATTAGCAGAAGCTGGTTACGCGGATGGCTTTGAAATGGAACTTTGGGCTATGCCTGTAGCTCGTCCTTATATGCCAGAAGGGATGAAGGTAGCAGAGGTTATTCAAGCTTCATTTGCTGAGATTGGGGTAAAAGCAGAGATTCAATCAGTTGACTGGGCGACATATTTAGATAAAGCGTCAAAAGGTGAATTTGATGCATATATGTTAGGCTGGACTGGTGATAATGGAGATCCAGATAACTTCCTTTATACGCTATTAGATAAAGATAGTATTGGAAGTAACAACTATTCCCACTATAGCAACGATGAGCTTCATGATGTATTAATTCAAGCGCAAACGGAAACAGATCAAAGCAAAAGAAATGAACTTTATAAACAAGCACAAGAAATTATTCATGATGATGCACCTTGGGCTCCACTTGTTCACTCAACACCTTTATTAGCAAGTACAAGTGACTTAGTGAATTATTTACCACATCCTACAGGTTCTGAAGCATTGACCAAGGTTGAATTTAAATAA
- a CDS encoding CNNM domain-containing protein has product MIIAILFFLFMSFFLSGSETALTAVNKMKIKSRADNDDKKSKKLLELVSKPDELITGILIGNNIANIMLPTLVTIIALEYGINVGVATGVLTIVLIIFAEVLPKSIAATFADKIAYFVYPVIKVILFVFKPLIFLLSRFTRIVINKLSKDEESAASISREELITMVNIATSEGILQNEETQRIKGAIDFYDLDVRDALKTPRTEIQGIACGTSFEEARHIVLNGSHTRYPVYKDNMDQIIGVLHSKSLLAWSLAPEKKLEDFIDIEPLFVFEFHSIEKVFKLMLKRQRHLAIVLDEYGGTKGIISHEDIIEAMIGQEIKDETDENEDILIHEITGDQMICNGKISLRRLNEVFDTKIPEQEDILAGFISTEIGRFPTEGEEYTYENLHFKVLDVEESKLKKIKISKLNLTEEL; this is encoded by the coding sequence TTGATAATCGCTATATTGTTTTTTCTTTTTATGTCCTTCTTTTTATCAGGAAGTGAAACAGCTCTAACTGCTGTTAATAAAATGAAAATAAAGTCTAGAGCTGATAATGACGATAAAAAATCTAAAAAGTTATTAGAGCTTGTGTCTAAACCAGATGAGTTAATTACAGGTATTTTAATCGGTAACAATATTGCCAATATAATGTTGCCAACACTAGTTACGATTATTGCTTTAGAATACGGGATTAACGTCGGAGTAGCTACTGGAGTACTAACCATCGTGTTAATCATTTTCGCAGAAGTTCTACCAAAGTCAATTGCAGCTACATTCGCTGATAAGATTGCCTATTTTGTGTATCCGGTCATTAAAGTCATATTGTTTGTCTTTAAGCCACTAATCTTTTTATTGTCAAGATTTACAAGAATTGTTATTAATAAATTATCTAAAGACGAAGAAAGTGCAGCCTCTATCTCGAGAGAAGAGCTGATCACTATGGTCAATATCGCTACTTCAGAGGGGATTCTTCAAAATGAAGAAACACAAAGGATAAAAGGAGCAATTGACTTTTATGATTTAGATGTTCGAGATGCACTTAAAACACCACGTACAGAAATTCAAGGTATTGCTTGTGGTACTTCTTTTGAAGAGGCTCGTCATATTGTTTTAAATGGAAGCCACACTAGGTACCCTGTCTACAAAGATAATATGGATCAGATCATTGGTGTTTTACACTCTAAGTCCTTACTAGCATGGTCATTAGCACCTGAAAAGAAATTGGAGGATTTTATTGATATAGAACCACTGTTTGTATTTGAATTCCATTCAATTGAAAAGGTGTTTAAATTAATGTTGAAAAGACAAAGACATCTTGCAATTGTTCTAGACGAATATGGCGGAACGAAGGGAATCATTAGTCACGAAGATATTATTGAGGCGATGATCGGCCAAGAAATTAAAGATGAAACTGATGAAAATGAGGATATCCTTATCCATGAAATAACAGGCGACCAAATGATTTGTAATGGTAAAATTTCATTAAGAAGACTTAATGAAGTGTTTGATACGAAAATACCCGAACAAGAAGATATATTAGCAGGGTTCATCTCAACAGAAATAGGTCGTTTCCCTACAGAAGGAGAAGAATATACCTATGAAAATCTTCACTTTAAAGTGTTAGATGTTGAAGAAAGCAAGCTCAAAAAAATTAAAATTTCAAAACTAAATCTAACTGAAGAGCTTTAA
- a CDS encoding MerR family transcriptional regulator, protein MAAKYVTISKAAALIGEKSFILKNWEEEFSEFITVNRDEKNSRLLTTDNIEFFRKIKSFKESNLDNETIKQLLRNQVAGMKAQDSNMQTSELEELKSSLSRITSFIDSREVQEILKLNEKLNQLEKNVVHSVHQKISDTAKLQTEVARFEFSDVQDMISSLAEKAENERALYKEEVHKEREIAQKQTDAREERFLAFVKDHQQRQEKLKQEQKFGLNFLKQKIGFAK, encoded by the coding sequence TTGGCAGCAAAATATGTAACAATTTCTAAGGCAGCAGCATTAATTGGAGAAAAATCTTTCATACTAAAAAATTGGGAGGAAGAATTTTCAGAGTTCATTACAGTTAATAGAGATGAAAAAAACAGTCGATTACTTACTACGGATAATATTGAATTTTTCCGTAAAATAAAATCTTTCAAAGAAAGCAATTTGGATAATGAAACGATTAAACAACTACTACGTAATCAAGTAGCAGGAATGAAAGCTCAAGACTCTAACATGCAAACCTCCGAATTAGAAGAACTGAAAAGCTCTTTATCAAGAATAACATCGTTTATCGATTCTAGAGAAGTCCAGGAAATATTAAAATTAAACGAAAAGCTTAATCAATTAGAGAAAAATGTAGTTCACTCTGTACATCAAAAAATCTCAGACACAGCCAAATTACAGACAGAAGTTGCTAGATTTGAATTTTCAGATGTACAGGATATGATTTCCTCTTTAGCTGAAAAGGCTGAAAATGAAAGAGCGCTGTATAAGGAAGAAGTTCATAAGGAAAGAGAAATTGCTCAAAAGCAGACGGATGCTCGAGAAGAAAGGTTCTTAGCTTTTGTAAAGGATCATCAGCAAAGGCAAGAAAAACTAAAACAAGAGCAGAAGTTTGGATTAAACTTTCTTAAGCAAAAGATTGGATTTGCAAAATAA
- the gcvPB gene encoding aminomethyl-transferring glycine dehydrogenase subunit GcvPB, giving the protein MNNQDQALIFELSKEGRIGYSLPELEVDELSLDELIPSDYIRTENAELPEVSELDIMRHYTALSKRNHGVDSGFYPLGSCTMKYNPKINENVARIAGLAHIHPLQEEETVQGAMELLYDLQEHLKEITGMDEVTLQPAAGAHGEWTGLMMIRAYHEANGDTKRTKVIVPDSAHGTNPASATVAGFETITVKSDENGLVDLADLKRVVNEETAALMLTNPNTLGLFEAHILEMAKIVHDAGGKLYYDGANLNAVLSKARPGDMGFDVVHLNLHKTFTGPHGGGGPGSGPVGVKSDLIPYLPKPVLVKIDKSYHFDYDRPQSIGRVKPFYGNFGINVRAYTYIRTMGPDGLKAVTEYAVLNANYMMRRLAPYYDLPFNQHCKHEFVLSGKRQKKLGVRTLDIAKRLLDFGYHPPTIYFPLNVEECIMIEPTETESKETLDSFVNAMIQIAKEAEENPEIVQEAPHTTVVKRLDETTAARKPILKYQR; this is encoded by the coding sequence ATGAATAATCAAGATCAAGCACTAATTTTTGAATTAAGTAAAGAAGGCCGTATTGGATATAGTTTACCGGAGCTTGAAGTTGACGAATTGTCATTAGATGAACTCATTCCTTCTGATTATATAAGAACAGAGAATGCAGAACTACCAGAAGTTTCAGAGCTTGATATCATGAGACATTACACAGCCTTGTCAAAACGTAACCATGGTGTTGATTCTGGCTTTTACCCATTAGGCTCATGTACGATGAAGTATAATCCAAAGATTAATGAAAATGTAGCTAGAATAGCTGGTTTAGCACATATTCATCCATTACAAGAAGAAGAAACTGTGCAAGGTGCAATGGAGCTGTTATACGATCTTCAGGAGCATTTAAAAGAAATTACTGGAATGGATGAGGTGACTCTTCAACCTGCAGCTGGAGCGCATGGAGAATGGACTGGATTAATGATGATCCGTGCATACCATGAAGCGAATGGTGATACAAAAAGAACGAAGGTGATCGTTCCAGATTCGGCTCATGGAACAAACCCAGCATCTGCAACAGTGGCTGGCTTTGAGACAATTACCGTAAAATCTGACGAAAATGGTTTAGTTGACTTAGCAGATTTAAAACGAGTTGTTAATGAGGAGACAGCTGCATTAATGTTAACAAACCCTAATACATTAGGTCTATTTGAAGCACATATTTTAGAAATGGCAAAAATTGTTCATGATGCTGGTGGAAAGCTCTATTATGACGGAGCAAACTTAAATGCAGTATTAAGTAAAGCACGCCCAGGAGATATGGGTTTTGATGTGGTTCATCTTAACCTTCACAAAACATTCACGGGTCCACATGGTGGTGGAGGTCCGGGATCAGGTCCTGTGGGTGTGAAATCAGATTTAATTCCTTACTTACCAAAACCGGTACTAGTAAAAATAGACAAAAGCTATCATTTTGATTACGATCGTCCTCAATCAATAGGACGTGTAAAACCATTTTACGGGAATTTTGGTATCAATGTACGAGCTTATACATATATTCGTACAATGGGACCAGATGGGTTGAAGGCAGTTACGGAATATGCAGTATTAAATGCAAACTATATGATGAGACGTTTGGCACCTTATTATGACTTGCCTTTCAATCAACATTGTAAGCATGAATTTGTCCTTTCAGGGAAGCGACAAAAAAAGCTCGGCGTACGTACACTTGATATAGCGAAACGGTTATTAGATTTTGGCTATCATCCACCAACCATCTATTTCCCATTAAATGTGGAGGAGTGTATAATGATTGAGCCTACGGAGACAGAATCTAAAGAAACATTAGATTCCTTCGTGAATGCAATGATACAGATAGCAAAAGAAGCGGAAGAAAATCCAGAAATTGTTCAAGAAGCACCTCATACAACGGTTGTAAAACGTCTAGACGAAACGACAGCCGCGAGGAAACCAATCTTAAAATATCAAAGATAA
- a CDS encoding rhodanese-like domain-containing protein: protein MLTTTWLLIILAAAIIGYSAFSYFYQRKIMKHLTEEDFRAGYRKAQLIDVREPNEYEGGHILGARNIPLSQLRQRHKEIRSDKPVYLYCQNTVRSGRAAQMLKRKGYQDISTLKGGFKGWSGKIKKK from the coding sequence ATTTTGACAACAACATGGTTACTTATTATCTTAGCAGCTGCCATTATTGGATATTCTGCTTTCTCTTACTTCTATCAACGTAAAATAATGAAGCATTTAACTGAAGAAGATTTTCGTGCAGGTTATCGTAAAGCTCAATTAATTGATGTTCGCGAACCAAATGAATATGAAGGTGGACATATTTTAGGAGCTCGTAATATCCCTCTTTCCCAACTCCGCCAGAGACACAAGGAAATTCGTTCAGACAAGCCAGTTTATCTTTATTGCCAAAACACCGTGAGAAGTGGACGTGCTGCTCAAATGCTTAAGCGAAAAGGCTATCAAGATATTAGCACTTTAAAAGGTGGATTTAAAGGCTGGTCAGGAAAAATAAAGAAAAAATAA
- the nikC gene encoding nickel transporter permease, with protein sequence MAELAKNTPNPLPSNESVEIITPPWKEAWRSFCKNRLALIGLGIVIFFIILAILAPFIAPYGFKDQELSKRLLSPSSEHWFGTDDFGRDIFSRVLYGARISLWVGFFAVLGSAVFGTILGILSGYYGRWVDSIISRIFDIMLAFPSILLAIAVVAILGPSLQNALIAIAIINIPTFGRLVRSKVLSVKQEEYILAAKAVGMRDNRILLKHILPNSMTPIIVQATLAIATAIIEAAALGFLGLGAQAPNPEWGKMLADSKQYLMQAPWTLFFPGLAIMLTVLGFNLMGDGLRDVLDPKMKQ encoded by the coding sequence GTGGCAGAATTAGCAAAAAACACACCAAATCCTTTACCGTCTAATGAAAGTGTGGAAATAATTACACCACCTTGGAAAGAAGCGTGGAGATCCTTTTGTAAGAACAGATTAGCTCTTATTGGCCTTGGAATTGTCATCTTTTTTATCATTTTAGCAATTCTAGCTCCATTCATTGCTCCTTATGGTTTTAAGGATCAAGAATTATCGAAACGGTTACTCTCTCCATCAAGTGAACATTGGTTTGGAACAGATGACTTTGGTCGAGATATTTTTTCTAGGGTATTGTATGGGGCTAGAATATCTCTTTGGGTTGGCTTCTTTGCGGTATTAGGATCAGCTGTTTTTGGTACTATTTTGGGGATCTTATCAGGATACTATGGAAGGTGGGTCGATTCCATTATTTCAAGAATCTTTGATATTATGCTCGCTTTTCCAAGTATTTTGTTAGCAATCGCAGTTGTTGCGATTTTAGGACCTTCCTTGCAGAATGCTCTGATTGCAATAGCTATCATTAATATACCGACATTTGGTCGATTAGTGAGATCAAAGGTATTAAGTGTGAAACAAGAGGAGTATATTCTTGCAGCAAAAGCAGTAGGCATGAGAGACAACCGAATTTTATTGAAACATATATTGCCTAATAGTATGACGCCAATTATTGTCCAAGCTACTTTGGCTATTGCCACGGCAATAATTGAAGCCGCAGCTCTTGGTTTTCTTGGTCTTGGTGCACAAGCACCCAATCCAGAATGGGGCAAAATGTTAGCAGATTCAAAACAATATCTCATGCAAGCCCCTTGGACATTATTCTTTCCTGGTTTAGCTATAATGCTTACTGTACTTGGATTTAATTTAATGGGTGATGGGTTACGAGATGTACTTGATCCGAAGATGAAACAATAG
- a CDS encoding lipoate--protein ligase family protein translates to MTKEIWRYIDSGNCSAAFNMALDEALLEWHSQGKIPPTIRFYGWDPATLSIGYFQKVEREIDLEAVKKYGLGFVRRPTGGRGVLHDKELTYSVIVSEEHPEMPKTVTEAYRVISEGILEGFKNLGLDAYFAIPRTEEEKQGLKSPRSAVCFDAPSWYELVVEGRKVAGSAQTRQKGVILQHGSILLDLDEDMLFNLFKYPSDRVKERMQRAFKSKAVATNTLREKPVTIEEAKSAFKEGFEKGLNIELEPYELSDEELLYVETIAKEKYESDEWNFKR, encoded by the coding sequence ATGACGAAAGAAATTTGGCGTTATATTGATTCTGGTAATTGCTCTGCTGCCTTTAACATGGCATTAGATGAGGCACTACTTGAATGGCATAGTCAAGGAAAGATACCTCCTACTATTAGATTTTATGGATGGGATCCAGCTACACTTTCAATAGGATATTTTCAGAAAGTGGAAAGAGAGATTGATTTGGAAGCTGTGAAAAAATATGGACTAGGGTTTGTAAGAAGACCAACAGGTGGTCGTGGTGTTTTACATGATAAGGAGCTTACATATAGTGTAATTGTTTCTGAAGAACATCCAGAAATGCCAAAAACAGTGACAGAGGCCTATCGAGTCATTTCCGAGGGAATATTAGAAGGATTTAAAAATTTAGGTCTAGATGCATACTTTGCGATTCCTAGAACAGAAGAGGAAAAGCAAGGTCTTAAATCCCCGAGATCTGCCGTTTGCTTTGATGCTCCATCATGGTATGAATTAGTAGTGGAGGGAAGAAAGGTTGCAGGAAGCGCCCAAACAAGACAAAAAGGTGTCATCCTTCAACACGGCTCTATTTTACTAGATCTGGATGAAGACATGCTCTTTAATCTCTTTAAGTATCCAAGTGATCGTGTAAAAGAAAGAATGCAACGTGCCTTTAAAAGTAAAGCTGTTGCCACAAATACACTTAGAGAGAAGCCAGTAACAATTGAAGAGGCAAAATCTGCATTTAAAGAAGGGTTTGAAAAAGGCCTAAATATTGAGTTAGAGCCATACGAACTTTCTGACGAAGAGCTTTTATATGTCGAGACAATCGCAAAAGAAAAGTATGAAAGTGATGAATGGAATTTCAAGAGATAA
- the mntR gene encoding transcriptional regulator MntR, with the protein MPTPSMEDYIEQIYLLIEDKGYARVSDIAEALAVHPSSVTKMVQKLDKDEYLIYEKYRGLVLTNKGKKTGKRLVYRHELLEQFLNIIGVDEDKIYDDVEGIEHHLSWNAIDRIGDLVQFFEEKNERVAALRSIQKNNEEQ; encoded by the coding sequence ATGCCAACACCTAGTATGGAAGATTATATTGAACAAATTTACTTACTAATTGAAGATAAAGGATACGCACGTGTTTCGGATATAGCTGAAGCATTGGCTGTTCATCCCTCCTCAGTCACAAAGATGGTACAAAAATTAGATAAAGATGAATATTTAATTTATGAAAAATACCGTGGTTTAGTATTGACAAATAAAGGGAAAAAAACAGGTAAACGACTCGTATATCGTCATGAACTTCTAGAGCAATTTTTGAACATTATAGGCGTTGATGAGGATAAAATTTATGATGATGTAGAAGGCATTGAACATCATCTTAGCTGGAATGCTATTGACAGAATTGGAGATCTCGTTCAGTTCTTTGAAGAGAAAAACGAAAGAGTAGCAGCTTTACGAAGCATCCAAAAAAATAATGAAGAACAGTAA